Below is a window of Paraburkholderia kururiensis DNA.
GTGGATGGACTCGGCCGCCGTGGCCGAACTCATCAAGAACGAGCACCCGCAGATCATCGCGACGATCCTCGTGCACCTCGACCGCGACCAGGCTTCCGAAATCGCGGCATGCTTCACGGACCGCCTGCGCAACGACGTGCTGCTGCGCATCGCCACGCTCGACGGCATTCAGCCGGCCGCGCTGCGCGAGCTGGACGACGTGCTGACCACGCTGCTCTCGGGCAGCGACAACCTGAAGCGCAGCCCGATGGGCGGCATCCGCACCGCGGCGGAAATTCTCAACTTCATGCCGAGCCAGTTCGAGGAATCGATTCTCGAAAACGTGCGCCAGTACGACGCGGAACTCGCACAGAAGATCGTCGATCAGATGTTCGTGTTCGAAAACCTCCTCGACCTGGAAGACCGCGCGATCCAGCTGCTGTTGAAGGAAGTGGAGTCCGAGGCGCTCATCATCGCGCTCAAGGGCGCGCCGCCCGCGCTGCGCCAGAAGTTCCTCTCGAACATGTCGCAGCGCGCAGCCGAGCTGCTCGCCGAAGACCTGGATGCGCGCGGCCCGGTGCGCGTGTCCGAAGTGGAAACGCAGCAACGCCGCATCCTGCAGGTCGTCCGCAATCTCGCCGAGAGCGGGCAGATCGTGATTGGCGGCAAGGCAGAAGACGCATATGTCTGAGCACGACACCCGGCACGAGGCGGCCCGCCGCCGCGATGCCACGGCCTACCAGCGCTGGGAGATGGCGTCGTTCGACCCGCCGCCTCCGCAAGAGCCCGTCGACGACGGCGCATTCGAAGCCGAACTCCAGCGGCTGCGCGACGCCGCGCATGCCGAAGGCGTGGCCTCGGGCCACGTCGCGGGCCAGGCGCTCGGTTACCAGGCCGGCTACGAGCAGGGCCACGCGCAAGGCTTCGAGCAGGGCCTGACCGAAGCGCGCGCCCAGGCCGCGCAGATCGGCGCGCTCGCGGAAACGTTCCGTCAGGCGCTGGAAGGCGCGCAGGCCGACGTGGCCGAAACGCTCGTCACGCTCGCGCTCGACATCGCGCAACAGGTGGTGCGCCAGCACGTGCAGCACGACCCCACCGCGCTCATCGCGGCGGCGCGCGAAGTGCTCGCCACGGAGCCCGCGCTCACGGGCGCCCCGCAACTCGTGGTGAGCCCGGCCGACCTGCCCGTGGTGGAAGCGTATCTGCTGGAAGAACTGCAAACGCGCGGCTGGACCGTGCGCACCGACCCCGCCATGGAACGCGGCGGCTGCCGCGCACAGGCGGCGAGCGGTGAAGTGGACGCGGCGATCAGCACGCGCTGGGAGCGCGTGGCGGCCGCCCTTGGAAAAGTGAGCACGTGGTGAAGCAACCGACCATCGACGCCATTCGCGCAAGCGACCTCACGCCGCTCGAACAGGAGCTGGCGCTGGCGTCGTTCGGTCCGCAGGCGCCCGTGCACGACGCCGCGCTCGCGGCCAATCCGTATCTGCAGGCGTGGCGCGGCCGGCTCGACGGCCTGCGCGAGCGCAATGCGCGCGCGCTGCCGCTGCGCGCCTGCGGGCGCCTCACGCGTGCCGCGGGCCTCGTGCTCGAAGCGGTGGGCCTGCGTCTCTCGGTGGGCGCCGAAGTGATGATCGAGCTGCCCGCAGGCAGTTCGTTGCCGATGGCCGAAGCCGAAGTGGTGGGTTTCTCCGGCGACAAGCTGTTCCTCATGCCCACCACCGAAGTGGCGGGCCTGCTGCCCGGCGCGCGCGTCTATCCGCTCGAAACGGTGCCGATCGCCGACCCGATGGCGGGCGCGAAGCGCCTGCCCGTGGGCTGGGAGCTGCTGGGCCGCGTGGTGGATGCCTCAGGCCGCCCGCTCGACGGCTTCGGGCCGCTCGGTTCGAAAACCGACGCGCCGCTCACCGCGCCCTCCATCAATCCGCTGAACCGCGAGCCCATCCACAAGGTGCTCGACGTGGGCGTGCGCGCCATCAACGCGCTCCTCACCGTGGGACGCGGCCAGCGCATGGGCCTGTTCGCCGGCTCGGGCGTCGGCAAGTCGGTGCTGCTCGGCACGATGGCGCGCTATACGAGCGCCGAAGTCATCGTGATCGGTCTGATCGGCGAACGGGGCCGCGAAGTGAAGGAGTTCATCGAGCAGATTCTGGGCGAAGACGGCCTTGCGCGTTCCGTCGTGGTGGCCGCGCCCGCGGACGTGTCGCCGCTGCTGCGCATGCAGGGCGCGGCGTACGCGACCTCGCTCGCCGAATATTTCCGCGACCAGGGCAAGCACGTGCTGCTGCTCATGGATTCGCTCACGCGCTACGCGATGGCCCAGCGCGAGATCGCGCTCGCCATCGGCGAGCCGCCGGCCACGAAGGGCTATCCGCCTTCGGTGTTCGCGAAGCTGCCGGCACTCGTGGAGCGCACCGGCAACGGCCCGGCGGGCGGCGGATCGATCACGGCGTTCTACACCGTGCTCACCGAAGGCGACGACCAGCAAGATCCGATTGCCGACTCGGCGCGCGCGATTCTGGACGGCCACATCGTGCTCTCGCGCGCACTGGCCGAAGCGGGCCACTACCCCGCCATCGACATCGAAGCCTCGATCAGCCGCGCGATGACGGCGCTGATCGACGACGCGCATCTCGACAAGACGCGCATGTTCAAGCAGATGCTGTCGCGCTATCAGCGCAACCGCGACCTCATCAACGTAGGCGCCTATTCGAGTGGGCGCGATCCGGTACTCGACCGCGCCATCTCGCTGTACCCGCGCATCGAGGCATTCCTGCAACAAGGCTTTCGCGAAAGCGCGAGCTTCGAGTCGAGCGTTGCGATGCTCGGCGCCCTCTTCGGTGAAGGAGCATGACCATGACCCAGCAGACTCCGCTGCAAACACTGATCGGCCTCGCGCAGGACGACGTGGATGCAGCCGCGCAACGGCTCGGACGCGTGCAGCGCGAACGCGGCGAGGTCGAGGCGCAGTTGCAGTCGCTGCTCCAGTACCGCGACGAGTACCACGCCCGCTTCACGAACTCCGCGCAGAACGGCATGCCCGCGGGCAACATGCGCAACTTCCAAGCGTTCATCGATACGCTCGACGCCGCCATCGAACAGCAGCGGCGCCTGCTCGCGGCCGCCACGGCGCGCGTGGAGGCTGCGAAGCCCGAATGGCAGCGCTCGAAGCAGAAGCTGGGATCGTATGAAGTCCTGCAGGCGCGCAGCGACGCGACCGAAGCCAAACGAACGGCACGGCGCGAACAGCGCGACTCCGACGAGCACGCCGCACGTGCGCTGCGCATGCGCACGCACGGCCTGTGAAGCGGACGTCGCACTGACTACGCTTGACCACGCTCAACCACGATTAATCACGACCGGATACACGCACTCACGGAATCCAGCATGTCGCCACTTTCATTGATCAGCTCCCTGCTTGGCGGGTCGAGCAGTGACAACAACAGCCGCCAGGCCGCCAACGCCGCCGCGAACAGCGCGCAGTCATTCGCGCAGACGCTGCAGCAGAGCATTGGCGCGCAGTCGTCGGACTCGAGCGCATCCAGCAACGCGCAGCAGAACGCGAGCAACGCAGCGAGCAGCGCGGCTTCGTCT
It encodes the following:
- the fliJ gene encoding flagellar export protein FliJ, whose amino-acid sequence is MTQQTPLQTLIGLAQDDVDAAAQRLGRVQRERGEVEAQLQSLLQYRDEYHARFTNSAQNGMPAGNMRNFQAFIDTLDAAIEQQRRLLAAATARVEAAKPEWQRSKQKLGSYEVLQARSDATEAKRTARREQRDSDEHAARALRMRTHGL
- the fliI gene encoding flagellar protein export ATPase FliI — protein: MKQPTIDAIRASDLTPLEQELALASFGPQAPVHDAALAANPYLQAWRGRLDGLRERNARALPLRACGRLTRAAGLVLEAVGLRLSVGAEVMIELPAGSSLPMAEAEVVGFSGDKLFLMPTTEVAGLLPGARVYPLETVPIADPMAGAKRLPVGWELLGRVVDASGRPLDGFGPLGSKTDAPLTAPSINPLNREPIHKVLDVGVRAINALLTVGRGQRMGLFAGSGVGKSVLLGTMARYTSAEVIVIGLIGERGREVKEFIEQILGEDGLARSVVVAAPADVSPLLRMQGAAYATSLAEYFRDQGKHVLLLMDSLTRYAMAQREIALAIGEPPATKGYPPSVFAKLPALVERTGNGPAGGGSITAFYTVLTEGDDQQDPIADSARAILDGHIVLSRALAEAGHYPAIDIEASISRAMTALIDDAHLDKTRMFKQMLSRYQRNRDLINVGAYSSGRDPVLDRAISLYPRIEAFLQQGFRESASFESSVAMLGALFGEGA
- the fliH gene encoding flagellar assembly protein FliH, coding for MSEHDTRHEAARRRDATAYQRWEMASFDPPPPQEPVDDGAFEAELQRLRDAAHAEGVASGHVAGQALGYQAGYEQGHAQGFEQGLTEARAQAAQIGALAETFRQALEGAQADVAETLVTLALDIAQQVVRQHVQHDPTALIAAAREVLATEPALTGAPQLVVSPADLPVVEAYLLEELQTRGWTVRTDPAMERGGCRAQAASGEVDAAISTRWERVAAALGKVSTW
- the fliG gene encoding flagellar motor switch protein FliG, which encodes MNNEGVMRSALLLMSIGEEEAAQVFKFLGPREVQKIGLAMASLKNVTREQVDDVLQEFVREAEQHTALSLDSSEYIRSVLTKALGEDKAGVIIDRILQGSDTSGIEGLKWMDSAAVAELIKNEHPQIIATILVHLDRDQASEIAACFTDRLRNDVLLRIATLDGIQPAALRELDDVLTTLLSGSDNLKRSPMGGIRTAAEILNFMPSQFEESILENVRQYDAELAQKIVDQMFVFENLLDLEDRAIQLLLKEVESEALIIALKGAPPALRQKFLSNMSQRAAELLAEDLDARGPVRVSEVETQQRRILQVVRNLAESGQIVIGGKAEDAYV